Genomic segment of bacterium:
CGGCTTCGAGCCGGATCGCCACCATCGGCGGCGAGATAGCCAACAACGCCAGCGGCGTCCGCTCCGTCAAATACGGGGCGACCCGCGACTCGGTCCTCGGGTTGAAGGTCGTGTTGGCGTCCGGCAAGCTGGTTGATATGGGCACACTCACCCACGTGGAAGCCACCGGGTATCAGCTCGCGCGCCTGATAGTCGGTTCCGAGGGAACCCTGGCCGTGATCGTCGAGGCCACACTGAAAATCGTCCCCATCCCGAAATACCGCTGCCTCGGTATCGCATGTTACAACAGGCTCGAAGACGCCGGCCACGCCATCACCGAGATCATCTGCAGCAGATGCTCGGCTTCCATGATCGAATTGATGGACAACGTCGCAATCACGGCGGTCAACGAGACACTGAAGTTGGGTCTCCCCGATGTGGAGGCAATCATCCTCTTCGAGGCCGACGGTATGTTGCAGGTGACGGTTGACGGGGAGCTCGACGCTATAAAGGCTGCATGTGAGAAGCACAACGGCTTCAACATCGAGACGAGTTGCGACCCCGATGAACGAAGCCGGATCTTCGCCGGTAGGAAAAAGCTGTTTGCGTCGCTGTCGCGCTACAAGAAAGGTTACGCCTGCACCTCCCTGGCCGACGACATGGCGGTGCCCTATTCCAAGATGGCCGAGATGGCCGGAAAGATACACGAGGTAGGCGACCGGTACAACGTGATCATGACCGCCTACGGTCACTGCGGCTCGGGATGCATGCACGCCAAGATCCTCATGGACCCGACGAAGAAGAGCCAATGGGAAGACGCCAAGCGCGCCGTGGCCGAAATCTACGAGTACGTCAACTCCGTGGGCGGCACCACTTCGGCCGAGCACGGAATCGGTCTGTCGAAGGCGCCCGCCTTCAAGCTGGAGAAGGCCGACAGCCTGGAGCTGATGCGGGCCATCAAGCGGGTTTTCGACCCCAACAACATCCTCAACCCCCACAAGCTCTTTGATGCCCCCGACGATTGGCTGACGGCAACAGAACTCAGGTATCCCGTAGAAAGCAGGTGATGGCGTGCAGAAAAAGTACCTGAAGGACTGGGAAAAAGAGCTGAACATTTGTATACGTTGCGCCTACTGCTTCGAGGGTTGCCCTGTCTTCAAGGATCAGGGTTGGGAGGTGGACGGAGCAAGGGGGAAACTGGTGCTCGCTTACGGGCTTCTCACGGGCGAGCTCGAGCCCTCGGAGTACGTCGCCCTAAAGATATACCAGTGTACCTACTGCAGGGACTGTGTCGAGAGATGCTCGGCCAACGTGTCCGTGCCGGATATCTTGACCGCCGCCAGAGCGGACCTGAAGGATGCCGGATTCACTTACACTGCTCATGAAAAGCTTCTGGATACAATCAAAGAGAGCGGCAACATATTCGGAAAGACGTTAAAGGCGCACGCAGAGGAGGGCGAGGTCCCGGTGCTGCTCGGATGCCGCCTCCTGGAAAGGAGCGATGATGCCGAGCGTTACCTCGAGATACTCAAAAAACTCGGCATAAAGCCTACCGTCGTGGAGGACGAAATTTGCTGCGGGATGCCGTTCGGGGTCCTGGGCTATAAGGATGGTTTAGCCGAGCACAAAAAGAGGTTCAAGGAGAGATTCCCGTACAAGAGGTTCATCTGCCTCTGCACCACGTGCGTTTTCTTCATCAGAAACGCATACCCCGAGCTCGAACCTATCTACGTGATAGATGAGATCTACAAGAGGCTTCCCGACGCTGCCGTCAAGAATCTCGGGGTGAAAACGACCTACCATGACCCTTGTAATGTCTGCCGGGGCATGAGGATGGTGGAGGAGCCACGCGATATCATGAGCCGGATCGGTGTAGAGCTGGTCGAGTTCCCGACAAACCGTATGGGAGCTGAGTGCTGCGGCGGCGGCGGCGGCGTGCTCGTAACCGACAACCCGCTTTCCACAAGGCTGGCTGAAAAGAGGATTCGTCAGGCCGGCGAGCTCGGGGTGGAGAACCTGGTCACCCTGTGTCCCACGTGTGAGTTCAACCTGGGCAACGCAGCCGTGTCCGCGGGAGTCGAAATAAATGTCAGGAACCTGTTAGACCTCATCTGGGAGGCTTTGCAGTAGGGGTCTGTGGGGCTCGGGAGTTGAGTAACCGTCTGAACCACACCCGCTGAGTTTTATTTGGAACGTGATTAATTCTGGATACATCATCAACCACCACAATCCGAGTGGCGCCGCCGACGGACGGGTGACGGCGATCAGGCTTGGATATCCGGTGGGATAGGAGACGTCATGGGCGCGGTATACAAGCGATTACAGAACTGGATGACGGAACTCAGCGTCTGCATCCGCTGCGGCTACTGTTACGAGCTCTGCCACCTCTACAAGTCGGGCGCCTTCGAGACCGACACGCCGCGGGGCAAGCTCCTGTTGATCTACGGCCTCCTTACATACGCCCTGGAGCCCGATGGGGACATGGTGGAGAAAATCGTCCAGTGTTTCTACTGCAAGAACTGTGAGCGGAGCTGCTCGGCCAAGGTTTCACTCACCGAAATCTTCACCGACGCCAAGGCCGACTTCCTCGACGCGGGGTTCGATTTCCGGGGCCTGGCGGCCCGCACCGACGACGATCTGTGCAGCAGATGCCGGGTTTGCCAGGCGATATGCAAGAACGAGGCGATCAGCTTCGACGAGGAGGGGAAGAGGGTAGACGTCATCAAATGTGAGGGCTGCGGCGTCTGCGCGGCCACCTGCCCCTCGAACGCGATTGTCATGGTCGAGGGGTTCGGCGTCACC
This window contains:
- a CDS encoding FAD-linked oxidase C-terminal domain-containing protein, which produces MNPKDVERFQQIVGRENARTSPADLYVYGSDASVHFARPDIVLMPGNIDEIQDILRYANSWEIPVVPRGAGSGMSGQAVPIDGGIVLDMKRMNHILEIRPQDMLCRVEAGVVDDDLNRALKPYGFMYPPAPASSRIATIGGEIANNASGVRSVKYGATRDSVLGLKVVLASGKLVDMGTLTHVEATGYQLARLIVGSEGTLAVIVEATLKIVPIPKYRCLGIACYNRLEDAGHAITEIICSRCSASMIELMDNVAITAVNETLKLGLPDVEAIILFEADGMLQVTVDGELDAIKAACEKHNGFNIETSCDPDERSRIFAGRKKLFASLSRYKKGYACTSLADDMAVPYSKMAEMAGKIHEVGDRYNVIMTAYGHCGSGCMHAKILMDPTKKSQWEDAKRAVAEIYEYVNSVGGTTSAEHGIGLSKAPAFKLEKADSLELMRAIKRVFDPNNILNPHKLFDAPDDWLTATELRYPVESR
- a CDS encoding (Fe-S)-binding protein encodes the protein MQKKYLKDWEKELNICIRCAYCFEGCPVFKDQGWEVDGARGKLVLAYGLLTGELEPSEYVALKIYQCTYCRDCVERCSANVSVPDILTAARADLKDAGFTYTAHEKLLDTIKESGNIFGKTLKAHAEEGEVPVLLGCRLLERSDDAERYLEILKKLGIKPTVVEDEICCGMPFGVLGYKDGLAEHKKRFKERFPYKRFICLCTTCVFFIRNAYPELEPIYVIDEIYKRLPDAAVKNLGVKTTYHDPCNVCRGMRMVEEPRDIMSRIGVELVEFPTNRMGAECCGGGGGVLVTDNPLSTRLAEKRIRQAGELGVENLVTLCPTCEFNLGNAAVSAGVEINVRNLLDLIWEALQ
- a CDS encoding 4Fe-4S dicluster domain-containing protein, yielding MGAVYKRLQNWMTELSVCIRCGYCYELCHLYKSGAFETDTPRGKLLLIYGLLTYALEPDGDMVEKIVQCFYCKNCERSCSAKVSLTEIFTDAKADFLDAGFDFRGLAARTDDDLCSRCRVCQAICKNEAISFDEEGKRVDVIKCEGCGVCAATCPSNAIVMVEGFGVTRGELSETIRAFLEEV